One Nocardioides oleivorans DNA segment encodes these proteins:
- the dcd gene encoding dCTP deaminase encodes MLLSDRDITAEIDAGRIALEPWDPAMMQPSSVDVRLDRFFRVFENHRYPHIDPAADQSELTREVEPEGDEPFILHPGEFVLGSTYEVVSLPADIAARVEGKSSLGRLGLLTHATAGFVDPGFSGHVTLELANVATLPIKLYPGMKIGQFCFFRLTSPSEHPYGSEKYGSRYQGQRGPTPSRSFQGFHRTQI; translated from the coding sequence GTGCTGCTCTCTGATCGCGACATCACCGCTGAGATCGACGCCGGCCGGATCGCCCTGGAGCCGTGGGACCCCGCGATGATGCAGCCGTCCAGCGTCGACGTACGCCTCGACCGGTTCTTCCGGGTCTTCGAGAACCACCGCTACCCGCACATCGACCCGGCGGCCGACCAGTCCGAGCTGACCCGCGAGGTGGAGCCGGAGGGCGACGAGCCGTTCATCCTGCACCCGGGCGAGTTCGTCCTCGGGTCCACCTACGAGGTGGTCAGCCTCCCCGCCGACATCGCCGCTCGCGTCGAGGGCAAGTCGTCGCTGGGCCGCCTCGGGCTGCTGACCCACGCGACCGCCGGCTTCGTCGACCCCGGCTTCTCCGGGCACGTGACGCTCGAGCTGGCCAACGTCGCGACGCTGCCGATCAAGCTCTACCCCGGCATGAAGATCGGGCAGTTCTGCTTCTTCCGGCTCACCTCTCCCAGCGAGCACCCCTACGGCTCGGAGAAGTACGGCTCGCGCTACCAGGGCCAGCGCGGTCCGACACCGAGCCGGTCGTTCCAGGGCTTCCACCGCACGCAGATCTGA
- a CDS encoding SGNH/GDSL hydrolase family protein produces the protein MTYHRFVALGDSFTEGVGDPDPAHPNGLRGWADRVAEVLARQTDDFGYANLAIRGRKLGPIVDEQLDAAIALSPDLITIHGGGNDVLRPRVDIDAIAATYDAAIARLVATGARVVMFTVYDPGAGGIYGPVRGRMAVFNEWVREIADNHGVTLVDMWRMRDVEIAAAMDTDRMHLNAFGHTYIARAVLDAIGVEHDIPPVELDPLPVLGRRDQLRANAQWTREFLVPWVHRRVTGRSSGDTVSAKRPGLSEVR, from the coding sequence GTGACCTACCACCGCTTCGTCGCCCTCGGCGACTCCTTCACCGAGGGAGTCGGTGACCCCGACCCCGCCCACCCCAACGGCCTGCGCGGCTGGGCCGACCGGGTCGCGGAGGTCCTCGCCCGCCAGACCGACGACTTCGGCTACGCCAACCTCGCGATCCGCGGCCGCAAGCTCGGGCCCATCGTCGACGAGCAGCTCGACGCCGCCATCGCCCTCTCGCCCGACCTGATCACGATCCACGGCGGCGGCAACGACGTGCTCCGCCCGCGGGTCGACATCGACGCGATCGCAGCGACGTACGACGCCGCGATCGCGCGGCTGGTCGCGACCGGGGCACGCGTGGTGATGTTCACCGTCTACGACCCGGGCGCCGGCGGCATCTACGGACCCGTCCGCGGCCGGATGGCGGTCTTCAACGAGTGGGTCCGCGAGATCGCCGACAACCACGGCGTCACGCTCGTCGACATGTGGCGGATGCGCGACGTCGAGATCGCCGCGGCGATGGACACCGACCGGATGCACCTCAACGCCTTCGGCCACACCTACATCGCGCGCGCCGTGCTCGACGCGATCGGTGTCGAGCACGACATCCCGCCGGTCGAGCTCGACCCGCTGCCGGTCCTCGGCCGCCGCGACCAGCTGCGCGCCAACGCGCAGTGGACCCGCGAGTTCCTCGTCCCCTGGGTCCACCGCCGGGTCACCGGCCGCTCCTCGGGCGACACCGTCTCCGCCAAGCGCCCCGGGCTCAGCGAGGTCCGCTGA